From Longimicrobium sp., the proteins below share one genomic window:
- a CDS encoding AbrB/MazE/SpoVT family DNA-binding domain-containing protein, with protein sequence MAFLTVDRRGRNTLPEQVRRDLGIADQETSFVLLEKTSRGTYELVPASLIPNDQLWFHNAEMQDRVAQAESDFREGRSTLAAGPEEAQAFLDGLKKE encoded by the coding sequence GGGGCGAAACACGCTGCCGGAACAGGTTCGCCGGGACCTTGGGATCGCGGACCAGGAGACGAGCTTCGTGCTGCTCGAGAAGACGAGTCGCGGCACCTACGAACTGGTGCCGGCGTCGCTCATTCCTAACGATCAACTCTGGTTTCACAACGCGGAGATGCAGGATCGTGTGGCGCAGGCTGAGTCTGACTTCCGGGAGGGGCGTTCCACTCTGGCGGCTGGGCCCGAGGAGGCGCAGGCGTTCCTCGATGGCTTGAAGAAGGAATGA